The sequence TTCAACTCACGCAAAAGTTGAGACAGAAGACTATCAAACTTCACTTCCAGACTACCATTAATCCTGGGTCAGTATTATGTTAGACTCAAAAAGAGGCTTGAAGGGATTCTGAAGGTCCCCACATATCAAAGGCAGCTCAAAGTCACCTTGAGTTACTCAGGACCCTACCAATCAAGTTCTGGAAGGACTATTCCAAATGACCTACTCCTGTGCCTGGCTTCTCCTGTGAGAACTGATCTTCTTGCAACTTATAGAGCAGAAAGACAGGCAACATTCATCTGCTGTCTCAaaaactgcagctctgtcctCCTGTATCTACAGGGATGGAAGGCAGAGAGCAGACTACAGGCCATGAAGCTGCTTGCTCAATACATATTGACTATCACACTGTAATCACAATTCTTCCAATGACATCACGAAGTTGCAGTTCAGTCTAACAGAACTGTCAAAGGTTCATACTGACCCCATACTGTGCTGAAAGTCACCCTACCTGTGACACTCAACTATCCAAGGTGCCATGAAACTTACACCCAGAGCactgttttccttcagaaaagcCTACCTTCAGCTTGCTTAGCAAACTAAAAGCCCAAAGACAACACAATCAGCTCAGCAAGTTCATGCAGAGAGCTACTCAAACtaccctgcacaggcagcacacTGTGCTGTCAGAGCACAATCTGCATCCCATCTCATCCATCTCTTGGCAGAGCAGACAAAAGAGGTCTGCTCAGTCCTTAAACAGGGACAGGACCTTCACGTCAAAGGTTATACAGCCTCTCTGTGAAATAAACTAAACAGCTGCTTGTTGTATATAACCTCAACCAGGTTAGAGACTTCTGTTTGGGCAGGATTCCATAGGCACCTATAGTAATTTCTCTCTTCAACACAAGCTGCACCCAGATAACAAACACCAGCCAAGTAAAAGGCAGGGTGCTAGGCAGATGGACAGGGTGCTAAGCAGTCTTAACACAGACATCTCACCCCACAGTCTCTCATGAAATTGTCTGTAAGATTGACCTGTAACTAACTCAGTTCCCTACCTGTGAACAACGCAGTTTGCATCACCAGTTAACTGCTGGTTACATCTGCTGTGGTACTAAGATGTAATGTACTAAGATGTAACTAAGATGCTTGCTCTCAGGAGTGCCTTAATGCTACTGGTACCATAGAGACATAATCAAGAGAAAGCAGACTAAGCAGTCCAACACTCCCAATCTTCTTTCAAGTGTATATTTTGCCTGCTCCAGTTCCAAGAAGACAGAGCTTACCTTCTCTCCATTCTTGTAGAACTGGAACGTTGGCATGCACTTCACATCACAGTGTGAAGCAACATCCtggaagagacaaaaaaaaaaacatcttcAACTGGGCATTCTTAAGTATGCTAAATTTAGAACCCACTCTAGCTGACTTCTGTTTAGGTGATGGGGTAAAGCCATTGCTGTTCAAGACAAAGCAAAAGAACTTCTGCTATTTCATCACTAGCAAAACCAGTGCAGTGTTAACATCCGCCTGAAGTAAGCCTTAAAGATCTCTTCTTCAATACTTAATTAATGCAATAGCAAAAACCTTAACCTGTACTCCGTGCTTGGAAAAAGCCAGACTTCCACATCAAAACAGATGTCGCCCTGTAAGACTCAAGAGCCCTATGGCAACTCTTGGGCTTCCATGTGATATTTTTCAAGTACCTATTAGACAATGTTGAAACTGCAATACAGCAGACATTATATTGCACTTAATTCAAGacctaatttaatttttaatgaaagaggaaaaagtgcCAAGAGCAGTGGAGGGACCAGACAGATCAGTAGGTTGTGAACCATTAGGTTTAAGGAAGACTGCATCAAAGCAGCTTAAGACCTCAGACCAACACTCCCTCCCAAAATAAAGGGTCATTGCTTCCAAGTTATCCAACACATGCCATAGGACTTGAAGAGTGCTGACAACCAGCAgatagaattaatttttttgcaggGAAAACCTGAACAGAACAAACTTTCTAGCTAAATCCCTGTGTTTCAATTTTAACTTTAACAAAactcttgttttgtttcagattttGATTCAAAATGCATGAAGACATTTTGAATTCTTGGCTGTCACTTGCATGGAAGTCTTTAGCTGTCCTCCTTCAGGACCATCCCAGACCTTACCTGGGCATCATCCACATCGATTTCTATGAATATCACATCACCATACTTCTCACACAAACtctagaaagaaataaaaagaactaTGCAGTTACAGTGTCCCAGGAAAGCTTCCTGAAAAGATGCATTCATATAAATGGAAAGGCTAGTGGTGCTTAAACTGCTAATGAAACATGCTTTATCATCTTAAAGCAGCTTTTTACTACCAGAgcaaaaattttctgttctgctgccGACTGTTTCTGGAGGAGTCTGTGGAAATACGTTCTCCCCACAAAGACCCAATATATGCTAAGACATAGGTGGAAGGCCTTCTCTTGCAGCCTTCAGCTAATCACCCAAAGATGCTACAGCTTCTCATACCTTAGAATGAGATAACACGGCCACCTAAACACAGCTGAGGAGTTACATTGAGTGTACAGAAGGTTGCAATGCAACTGGCAGGTCTCCATGTACCCAAAATGTAGGCACCAGGACAAAAGCTAAACCTCATATTAGTTCCCAACTATACCAATGGTCAGTCTATTTCACTTGGTAGACTTAAAATTGCATAAGGCAAAAGAACTTTCCTCCATGTTCAAGGAACACaaacatttatataaaatttaatgcagaaataaacccagaaaaacTACTTACGTGGAAAAAGGGCTTGATCATTTTGCATGGTCCACACCATGTGGCAGAGAAATCAACTACTATGAGCTTCTCACCAGCAGATTGCAGTTCTGCCTGAAATTCaacctacaaaaaaaaaaaaaccaaaaagaacaCATTGATGATTTCCCCCTCCTTTCCTAAATGATACAAGACTAATCCCAGTGCTGGCTTGCTCTCAGACCTAACACACTAATCATTATGGCAAGTCTTAAACACTTAACTGGGTTATTTGTACCATCACTTGCGCTTCAGTATGAATTGGTTTTTTTGGTGCTAGCAGCAGTCAGTGTCCTATGTCTCACCAATTAGAAAACAACCACAATGCTCAAACTCACTGAATTGTGGAAACAAGCTAGAAATTCTCTACTCATGATACTCAActctgacagctctgtgttatCCCCAAAAAATGATCCTTAGAGATTTTATAAtccattttctcatttcatcTTGGCAGTAAGATGTTCATCTTCATCTGGAACAGACTTTCATCTGCAGAATTTGGAAAGGacagacacaaacctttgtacAGTCATCCACTCTGGTGACATTTCCAATCAATGGCTAACATTAAAATAATACTGTGTGTTTTATTCTAAAGCATGTTTTTGAAAGCAACCTCATAGGATAGTTATTTTGCCAAGTGAACCCACATTTGACATCATTAGCCAAAGCAACGCTACACATACAGACTACACAAGTAAACATCCAATACTTATTCTGAGTCTTCCACTCTGTGTTGCACTTAGTCATACAAATCATCTCTGGACAATATTTCTTGGAACTAAACATCTTACATGCCATTACTCCTTTTTGCTGGTCAAAAAGTGAATGCTTTAATAGAACTGAAAGACATTAAAAGCAATAAATACTTGCATCCTAGCAAAAGGCAAACAAATATCTCAAGCAGAAACAGAAAGTGTTGATCACCTACATTCTGATACTGTCTATGTCAAAGAAAGTACAAGTCACTTGTAAGTAATTTTCAACTTTGTTGTCTTGGCAATCAAGCTTCAGAAGAGCTGTTGGTATAAACTTCAAAAGAGAGCTGCTTTAGTCCCTCCCAGCTTAATGGAGCAAAGCACTGGAATCCTGTCAGCAACAGCTGACTGAAAGCAGAATGGTTACTGCCAGACAtacacaggggttttgcagtgcAGGGGTTAACTAATTCATACCTGCTTCTGCAATCAGCCACAGTAAGTTGCAACTTGACTCTAGTAAGCCAAAGAATGCCACACAGATGAGGAGCCAAAGTCAAACTGGACATGAATATATTTAACAAAGAAGCAGAGATCCTGCATGAGCATTCTTATGTATGCATAATCCTATGTGAAAGTCTTCACAGCTTCCTGTAACTTCAAATACACTCAGCATTACATCTCCCTGTTAACAGACTTCTTCCCTCCCACATAGCTCTCTTCAGAGGCACATGGTGGTTTTTCTATCCTTGCATCTTGGACAGTCACAGTCTACTCTGCTACAAGACCAATAGTAACACTCCACACCACCTACTCTCATTCTGAAAGAGACAGGAACGGTCAAGTTTTCCCTAGGTTTCTCTACTCCTGTACTGACATAGTATGCATTCCTGTGCCCATTCCCACCTACAATGTTTAAGTGTTCCTGCACACAGCAATCCACACTCACTGCTCCCTCCCAGTACTTATATCATAAATTCCTCAATCAAGCTTCACTTCTTCTGGCCTTGAAATCCTGCTACTGATTTTTGGTATAGCTTCTCAGACATCTGCCACTGTAAGAGCACCACTCTATTGAATCCACTTCCACAGCTGCCAGTTAGACCATCCTATTTTAACCCCTAAGtctcctgtccagctgcatAATTACTGTATTCTGTAAAAGGAAGCCAGCTTTGGAATGTGTTCATCATATGGCCACACACCTGAGGTTTGTTGTTGCACAGAACAAAGGGAAAGTGGGACAGCATCATAATTACAGCTGGTCACATATATCATTCACCACTGGTGACCTGGTCCTCACTACAAATCAGATGTTATCCTGTAAATTATCTCTACTATCAGCCAAAACTGTTGCAGGACAGTGAAATAAGATGCTGGGTCCAAAGGTGTTACCCCTGCGagttaaaaaatattgaaatagtGAGAAATTCTGAAGGTTTTTCTAGTGAGCTTAATTTCCCTGGGGGAAGACGGTAGCAGGcgcaaaacaaaaacaagctgCTTGACCAGTCCAACTGACTTCACTAGTTGTCTTTAATGTTAACTGTAAAGTGACAAGCTTTTTTATGAAAAACTAAATAATCTCTGTTACCAGAAGGGGAACCTCCCATCACAAGACTATTTGTCATGCTTTGTTAAACAGCATTTTCTCCAGGTAGCAGCTCACTGGGGAAAACCTCAGCTAGCATGCTGGTCAATATTGGTTTGTTCTTTGTggtgatgtttttttttttttgggggggggggaggtttgggggtttgtttgtttgtttttcccttaaATATTTAACTACAATCTCTCTGAGCACACACAAGACCCCATTCTACTTGTATTGTCGTCCAGCAGAAAAGGGCATGCTACCTTCAACAAACACATTGGTAGCAGGCATCTGTTCCCAAGGGCCAAGTAAGAAGCTCTAACAATGAAAGCCTCTAGTGGCCCAGAGGTTCCCAGCACCAGGTAAGGCTCCAAAAAGGAGGCTGCTGGCCTCCTTCAGATGGTGCTGAAAGGAGGAGTCTGCTGCCCTCAGCAACAGATAATACAGGTCCACACTATCTGGCTTATTTGATTAAAGCTTGGTTGTAAACATTATTTTCAATACATATCAAGTCACCCTTGAACTGCCCAATCATCGGCTGACTGCCAATGGTTACTATGTAATTTAGTGAGGCTTTTAAATGCAGAAGCTAGCATAAACAAAGCAAAGGTTCAACTGCCTGAACTCCCTAGCACAGGCCACTTCTAAAATTATCACTTATAGcaaaagctgtaatttttcatcattttctttAACTTAAATAACAAGAGAGGCAGCTAGGATGAAGAGGAAAGTTTTGGCACACCAGCTTTTTAAGTTTATACACCCCATTAGCTTTGACTATAAAAGGCAGTATGTCCCATGGTCAAACCCTCTTACAAGTTACATTAGTTACTCATCTCAGGGCCACTAAAAAACGACCAATACAGCTCCTTCTGTAGTGCTACAGCAGTTACTACAGAGGGATCATCAAGCACCCTGAAAGCAGACATTCTTCAGAAGCTAGTCTGCTTCTGAAGAAGTgtgcagggaaaagggccaCCTCTATCTAGCTCTCACTCACAGAAGTGCAGACAGTGCAAGAATGGGTTTTCCCCTTTGTATCTGAGAAGAATACAAACCTGTTTTACTGAAAACCAGAATTAATCCAGAAatcccagctgccctgtgcttgAATACTCTGGGTGTCACTGATGTTAAAATGCTGTTGTCAGCATGACTGTTGAGTTCACACTGTCTATGAATGCGTAACCAAAGTTCACTTTAACTACAGCAGACTATTAAACAAGGCTCATAGCTAGGACAATAGTGGAAGCCTAGCTAACTTAGAGCAGAGCCAGATTTGACTTGCCATGTTTAACCTGTTCCCGTGTGTAACAAAAACCTCGACCCTTCCACCAAAAGTTTGCCCCTTCTGTGCCACCATAAACAGAGAAGGGGAAGAGATACAAGGCAGAACAACAATTCCAGGTTGTTCTGGAATTCACACGCCATTCTCTCTCCAAGACCTGAATGGTAAGGCATTTCGTTCCTTTTTAGGAGCTTCCGGCATTCACCGGTTTTCGAGCTGTGGTTACAAGTGTTAGTTTGTATATTTATGTATCAGATACCAACACTTTTGCGGTCCAGTGGGAGAGGTCTGACAtgcctttcatttttaaagtgaaCCGACTGTAGAAGAGCACAGCCTAGAAAACAAACTTGGATGCGTGAGAGACTTGGGTCTCGAAACAATTTGAGGTGCAGATGtgtggggaaggggcaggtccgGCCTGGCTCTGGGGAGGCAGCGCACTGCCCACACCCGCCATCCCCAGAGCCCGTATCCCACACACACGGCGTCCGCCTGTCATGGGCACACTGGAGGCAAGCGGTATTTAAGGCCAAACGTGCTGCTAGCATATGTCTTGACCCTtcctcctcttggaatttctatCAGCTGAACACCACTGGGACCCAGCAGTTAGTAGCTACATGTGccctttttaatgccttttctttcttttttgtcttctaATTCTCTCCTCACAGAATTTTTAAGTAACTTGAAATCAAACAAATTTAGAGTTTGCTAAGTTGAAGAGGCCAAGAGgctttgagaagtgttttatGTTGACTGAATGTTGCACTAAACCTTTTGCCAAAGTTCCCTGATTCTCTAAAGTCGCCAGTAAagtcttttttttgttgttttgaccTGTTGAGAATATCTTTGACGGTATTTCTCCTGTGTCTAACTTAAGAGTACAAGAACAACTCTAAGCCCTGTTAAAGACCTTGTTGAGCAACTTTTTGGGGCCTTATAGGATGCTCACACAGCATCACATGCAGATGCCTCATGAGATCAAACTGATACTTGCACCAAATTTCAAGTTCAAAAAGGTGAGACTAGCCCAACAggatttttcctgaaataaagagCTTGCTAAGTTTGCATGGATAATATTTTTAGAGACTTGGGTTTCTAAGTTACAGCTAACAAAAACTCTATTGTTGTCTATCAACCACATCAGCTGCTGTGCACAAGACCACATGCAATTTCATCACCAGCAGGGTATTCTCCATGTGTCGGTCTAGGCTTTATTACTATTTTGTATCTCAGAGCCACAGATGTGTTTGCATTCACAGAACTATCCAAACAGTGATGTGCTGCATTAGGGTTGTGAATATGTCAGAAGCACCATAACATCTTATGCCAGAAACTCCTGCTGTTTAAGTATGGGGAATGGGCTCTAGCAGCTCCTTTCAAGTCAAGAATGGATGAACTTTTCCATTATGTCCTGCTCCGAAATGCAACAGAACTTAGGCCAAACTCCAAGAAAGCCGCCTGGGCCCCTACACACTAGGAGTACATAAGGCAAATCAGGACCGCGAAATTAAGGTACTGAATCACAAAATcagttaggttggaaaagacctccgAAATCATtgagctgctccaagctgcGACCCAAAACCACACTGTCACGCACACTacagcactcagtgccactCCAGTTCTTCTTTAAACATCGGCGAGGACGGTGACTCAACCATCTCTCCCTGTGAATCCCATTCCAACACCTAATCACCTTGTCTTttcagaaattcctcctgatgtccaacctaaatctcccctgacgcagcttgagactgcgTCCTCTCCTCCTGCCGCTCTAGTACGCCGCTGTCCGCTTGAGAAACGGAACGTTTTCCTTAAGACTTTAAAGGGCGATGAGCAACGGCCCGTCATAACGTGAAATTGCATCACCCCCCTGCTCATGCCGACTCCCCGAAGCCTCAGGTCGCGCAGTTTTTTGTTCCCCTCCTCCGCTCTGGCCGAGCCCTCCGCGCGGCTTTCCCCATTCGCGCCGCATGGGCGAAGCAGGCTCCGCCTGCCCGGGCAGCACACGGGCTCTCGCCCGCCATCTCCCGCAGGCCACGGCCTCCCGAGAGCCCGGGGCAGCCCGAGCACTGATCCCCGCCTGCCTCGCTGCCCCCGGCAGCGCTCCCTCGCCGCTTGCCCGCCCGCCGGGGAGGGATGCTCGTCCCGCCGTCCGCCCCTCGCACGGCGAAAGGACATGGCCGCCCCGCCCATCGGACTCACCAGGTTGCCCACGGTCTTCACCATAGCGGCGACGGCTAGGAAAGGAGGGTCGGTGGCGTAAAGGCAAGGAACCAAGGGCTTCGCTCCCGCACTCGGCTCGGATTCCGCCCTCGCCTCCCGCCGTCCCAGCGCGTCTCCCGCGCCGCCCCGGCCGCCCTTTTATGGCCAGCGCCGCGGCGCGCCACGCATGCGCGGGGCCCGACCCGCCTCCTGCCGCTccccccgcgcccccgcccACGGCGCTGCTGGGGCTCGGGGTCGCCGGGGGCCCCGCTGGGGGGAGCGAGGGGTGGCGGCGCTCGCAGCCCCGGCCGGGCGGGGAGAGTGCGTCCCTGCCGGCTGCGAGGGGTaaccggcagcagcagcggaaGAAAGCAAAGCCCAGGAAGGTTGGAAAAGTGCTGTGTAACGATGAGCAGGAAGTGCTCGGCCCCACTCCCCCCCCGCGTCCCCCCGCGGAGCGGCCCTGCCTGATGCGGCGTTTTGCTCGCCTTACGAGAAAGGGAGGTGGTGTTGCCTGTAATGCGGGCAGAGTGGGGCTGCTGCAAAGCTGGAAGGcgggaatatttttcttttttcccttttttccccttgttgttttccttcccaCCACCAAAAGCGCGGAGTGGCGCCGTTTCTCTGTGGGATGTGGGCCCTTCTGCAGCGCAGAAGGCTCAGCCAGGCGAGCGGTGCTTGCCCGGGGTTAAACACTGACCGTCTCTCCTAGCTCCCCTCATGGAGGGACTCAGCCAGGACTAGAAACACTCCTCATGGGAACAACTTAGCCTTCTTATCCGAGGGGACTCCTTGGTGGAACCTTGAGTTCCCATCtatcttgtttatttttctgtgttttagagACATCCTTTGTTTCACCACATGCTGCACCACTGCCCACCCCACAGTGCAAAACAGgtctgccacagccctgctctcctgttgGGTAGGGTTTAATGTTGGATTCTGGACGTTGCTGACTTCAGCTCCCACTGCACGGGAAAGGTTAGGCGTTGGGATATTGGTGCCGGCTGTGTTACAAGTGCAGGTTTTAGCAGCTGGATTATCAGCCTGTGAAAGATTTGCTCTGGGATACAGCTGAGCAGGAGATGGGAAGAGTTAGTGCAGGTcctggataaaaaaaaatacatttcttccttaaaaagaaaaaacaaaggacAGTTTTCCTTGGGTACAGGTACCAACGCATCAGGTACAACAGGATGTGCTCTCATATGTTGCTTTACTTGTGGTGGATACTGAGTAAGTAATTTTAAGTGTGTGGCGTACTACTGCAGCAGAACTAGTAAGCTCTTTTCTGGCCCTGTGGTTGCATCCCCTTTGCTCAACTTTAGTTGCACCACAGCAGGCCACCTCCTGTCTAGCTCTTTCCAGACCTGATAGATTTTGTCTGCTGGAAGCACTTTAaatgctgctctccctgcttcTTCCCCCTCCTGTTAGATGCCATAAGcatcccctttttttctttggtggCATCACTAGAGGAGCCAGGAAGTAGCATCGTGAAGGCTTGGTGGTTTCTGTTGGCATTCATATTTTCTTCCAGCTTCCTCCAGCTGGTCCTTGCTGCCcttgtgtctgtgtgcctgtggctgACAGACACAGCTGGTACacgtgccctgtgctgctttgcggaggtgcagctgctgccaatgGCTCAAGAGAAAGCAGGAATTCCTCATCAGCCAAGGCACCTTGCTCTACAGCCGGCTGCCTGGCAGGATAAAATGAGAAGCCCAGACAACCTTCAAAGTCCAACTCCCGAATGCCCCATCTCAGTCAAGCAttgtgtggctgctgcagaagcCAGTGCAAGCAAAGGCAGGGAACAACCCACCCAGATAATAAATTCTTAGAAACCAACAGCTTTCTAAAGGCAAGTGTGGGTGGGTAAGCCCTACCTAAACTAGAAGGAGAAGTGTGTCCCTTCTCAGGTGCCATATATGGCCACTTGTCTCCTGCTGTACTCACAGTCACTTGACAGGCTTAGGCATACAGCAGTTTGAAGTCCAGCATGTTGCTGTAGGATTGTTGTATGGATGCCTAAAATAACTGGAGAGTAATATAATTTATGTGATCTGTGCTTGATTCTTAGACTGTAGTAATTACTATCATGACAGAACGTAATAAAAATGGTACAGAGGATTGTGTGTCCtctaaatggggaaaaaaaatctacactCCCAGAAAATACACcgtgttttttattatttttgtattttgttttttaaactgtggAATGTCTCATTGTTTACCTCAACAATGCTGTAGCTGTCCCATGTACACAGTCACTCAACCATAGGGGCCTCAGCTTCTCATGTGCCCTCACTCCCACCTGCCTTCCTCACAACCACAAATGCAACATACTTCTctcccctgggctgctggagag is a genomic window of Ammospiza nelsoni isolate bAmmNel1 chromosome Z, bAmmNel1.pri, whole genome shotgun sequence containing:
- the LOC132086482 gene encoding thioredoxin; the encoded protein is MVKTVGNLVEFQAELQSAGEKLIVVDFSATWCGPCKMIKPFFHSLCEKYGDVIFIEIDVDDAQDVASHCDVKCMPTFQFYKNGEKVQEFSGANKEKLEETIKSLL